The Pongo abelii isolate AG06213 chromosome 20, NHGRI_mPonAbe1-v2.0_pri, whole genome shotgun sequence genome window below encodes:
- the LOC100432972 gene encoding olfactory receptor 10H2, giving the protein MLGLNHTSVSEFILVGFSAFPHLQLMLFLLFLLMYLFTLLGNLLIMATVWSERSLHTPMYLFLCTLSVSEILYTVAIIPRMLADLLSTQRSIAFLACASQIFFSFSFGFTHSFLLTVMGYDRYVAICHPLRYNVLMSPRGCACLVGCSWAGGSVMGMVVTSAIFQLTFCGSHEIQHFLCHVPPLLKLACGNNVPAVALGVGLVCITALLGCFLFILLSYAFIVADILKIPSAEGRNKAFSTCASHLTVVVVHYGFASVIYLKPKGPQSLEGDTLMGITYTVLTPFLSPIIFSLRNKELKVAMKKTSFTKLFPQNC; this is encoded by the coding sequence ATGCTGGGGCTAAACCACACCTCTGTGTCTGAATTCATCCTCGTCGGCTTCTctgccttcccccacctccaacTGATGCTCTTCCTGCTGTTCCTGCTAATGTACCTGTTCACGCTGCTGGGCAACCTGCTCATCATGGCCACCGTCTGGAGCGAGCGCAGCCTCCACACGCCCATGTACCTCTTCCTGTGCACCCTCTCCGTCTCCGAGATCCTCTACACCGTGGCCATCATCCCGCGCATGCTGGCCGACCTGCTGTCCACCCAGCGCTCCATCGCCTTCCTGGCCTGTGCCAGTCAGATATTCTTCTCCTTCAGCTTCGGCTTCACCCACTCCTTCCTGCTCACCGTCATGGGCTACGACCGCTACGTGGCCATCTGCCACCCCCTGCGCTACAACGTGCTCATGAGCCCTCGGGGCTGCGCCTGCCTGGTGGGCTGCTCCTGGGCTGGTGGCTCGGTCATGGGGATGGTGGTGACTTCGGCCATTTTCCAACTGACTTTCTGTGGATCCCATGAGATCCAGCATTTTTTATGTCATGTGCCACCTCTGTTGAAGTTGGCCTGTGGAAATAATGTACCAGCTGTGGCCCTGGGCGTGGGCTTGGTATGTATCACGGCACTGCTGGGCTGttttctcttcatcctcctctCCTATGCCTTCATCGTGGCTGACATCTTGAAGATCCCTTCTGCTGAAGGTCGGAACAAGGCCTTCTCCACCTGTGCCTCTCACCTCACTGTGGTGGTCGTGCACTATGGCTTTGCCTCTGTCATTTACCTGAAGCCCAAAGGTCCCCAGTCTCTGGAAGGAGACACCTTGATGGGCATCACCTACACGGTCCTCACGCCCTTCCTCAGCCCCATCATCTTCAGCCTCCGGAACAAGGAGCTGAAGGTCGCCATGAAGAAGACTTCCTTCACCAAACTCTTTCCACAGAACTGCTGA